DNA from Agarivorans sp. Alg241-V36:
TAGCTAGGCGAGTATGGCGCGGCCAACAAGAAATACTACTGCAGCCCAAAGAGTTTAAGTTATTACGCTACTTAATGGAGCACGCTGGTCAAGTAGTAACCCGCACCTTATTGTTTGAAGCGGTATGGAATTACGACTTTGATCCACAAACCAATGTTATTGATGTGCACGTGGCACGTTTACGCAAAAAGGTAGAGCTAGATGGCCATAGTGCCTTACTTGAAACCGTACGTGGCGTCGGTTACCGCATGGTGGAAAAATAAACGTCAAACGGGCTACGCGTGGCGGTTAACCCGCAATAGTTCAATTTGGCGTTTAACTCGAATGTATACCGCACTGCTGATGTTAGTAGTGGGGATTTTGCTGTGGGTGCTGTATCAGCTCAGCATTGGTCAATTAAGTCGTAGCCAAGCTCAGCAGCTCGATCAACTGGTTCAACAGCAAACCCTGTTGGCCGAAGAGTTAAACCCTCAAGATTTCATCAATCAGTTTCTATTACAAGCCGAGCAGTCTCGCCAGTTTGTATTGGCTTATGACGATGGAAGCAAGACTTACGGGCGCTTAGATAGCATTCCTAAGCGCTTGGCTCAGTGCCCTGTGCTAGCGCGCTTTCCGGTGTATAACTACAACAAAATCCGTCTTTATTCAGGCTGCGTGCAAACCTTGGATAGCGGCCGTTTATTGGTGGCCAGTGATGATGAAGCGCTGTTTGATTTACGCGAGCACTTCATTCAGGCAAGCATTGTTGCACTGAGTTTAGCGCTAGCCTTAGGCTTAGTAACAGGCTGGTTTTTCTCCGCCCAGGTTCTGCGACGGGTAAACGGCATTAATCAGATCGCTCAACAAGTAGAGGCAGGGGAGCTAAGCGCTCGCGTTGCTTTAAGTCCGCGCAATGATGAGTTCGATCATATGGCGACGCACATTAACAAGATGCTAGCGCAAGTGGAGCATTCTTTTGATGCCATCGCTGGCGTAACCGATGCGATTGCTCATGATCTTCGCACGCCTTTAGGTCGCCTACGTTTACGCTTAGAACAAGCCCTGCTCGATAGTGAACAGCAAGCGGTGAGCGCGGAACAACTGGCCAGTATGCTGCAGGAGCTAGATGGAATATTAGCGACCTTTAGTTCCATGTTGGAGCTAACGCGCTTAGAGCATCAGCAGCAGTCTAATTTTAGCCAGTTACAACTGGAAAACATTGCCGAAGACGCCGTTGAATTAATTCAGCCACTTTGTGCAGAGCGCCAACAGGATATTTCATTAACGCTTGAGCAGCCGTGTAAGCTACAAGGTGACGCCACTTTATTGTTCCGCGCCATTTATAACTTACTGGAAAATGCCAGTAAATACGCTGGTGAACAGGCGCAAATTCAATTAACTGTTAAGGCCAATGGCTTTGAGCTAAGTGACACTGGCCCTGGCATCCCCGAGGAAGAATTGGATAAGGTATTCCAGCGTTTGTACCGTTTAGAGAGTAGTCGCCACAGCCCCGGTTATGGTCTTGGCTTGCCATTGGTTCGGGCGATTGTTCGACTACATGGTGGCGAGATAAAATTGCTCAATCAGCAAAGCGGTTTACAGGTTATTGTAGTGTTTAGCTAAGCGGGAAAAAGTAAAAACCAGCCTTGCAAGCAAGGCTGGTTTTTAAGGTCTTATCAATTCTGGCAACAGATAATACAGAGAAGGCCTGTGTTACAAAGAGCAACTTATGAATGTACTTTTGCCTTCTTTAGCTTGTTAGCTTTTCGTGCAAAGTAGTTTACGTAATAAGTAAAATAAAACTGTTCCATAGTATTCCCCACCATCCAATGTTAATCACTGATGCGTCAGGCAAACGGCCTAATCGCACGCACAACCGGCCTAAACCAAGGTTGCAAGGTGCGA
Protein-coding regions in this window:
- a CDS encoding HAMP domain-containing sensor histidine kinase — protein: MAIVPYLKPYVASVTAWWKNKRQTGYAWRLTRNSSIWRLTRMYTALLMLVVGILLWVLYQLSIGQLSRSQAQQLDQLVQQQTLLAEELNPQDFINQFLLQAEQSRQFVLAYDDGSKTYGRLDSIPKRLAQCPVLARFPVYNYNKIRLYSGCVQTLDSGRLLVASDDEALFDLREHFIQASIVALSLALALGLVTGWFFSAQVLRRVNGINQIAQQVEAGELSARVALSPRNDEFDHMATHINKMLAQVEHSFDAIAGVTDAIAHDLRTPLGRLRLRLEQALLDSEQQAVSAEQLASMLQELDGILATFSSMLELTRLEHQQQSNFSQLQLENIAEDAVELIQPLCAERQQDISLTLEQPCKLQGDATLLFRAIYNLLENASKYAGEQAQIQLTVKANGFELSDTGPGIPEEELDKVFQRLYRLESSRHSPGYGLGLPLVRAIVRLHGGEIKLLNQQSGLQVIVVFS